The Hymenobacter oligotrophus genome has a window encoding:
- a CDS encoding dihydroorotase — protein MLLLQNARIASENSPTLLEGDVLIVEGKIQDVGNNLAIPEGARVIDARGRILMPAMFDAHVHFRAPGFENKETITTGSEAAINGGVTGVVMMPNTRPAIDSAAVVATVLESAERKSRIPVYTSGCVTKDRQGKELAEIDGMRALGVKMLTDDGDTTSDPAVLLRAMQYATEFGMFFASHCEVPELAGPRSLNEGVMSYRLGIKGSPACAEEIIIDRDIRLARAAGAHIHIQHVSSKLGMETIRWWKSRGDVKVTAEVAPHHLLFTDEHIGDYDTNYKMNPPLRTQADCDALLEGLKEGVFDLIATDHAPHTPFEKAQDFISAPNGITGLETALVSLYHFFVRPGKFGWDLVVKRYSAEPRRLMGLPVPTIEVGQPADCVLFDTEAETTFTKEFMKSKSQNTPFINQTLNGRVDMVILGTEILLER, from the coding sequence ATGCTTCTCCTTCAAAACGCCCGCATCGCCTCCGAAAACTCACCCACCCTGCTCGAAGGCGATGTCCTGATTGTCGAAGGAAAAATTCAGGACGTCGGGAACAACCTAGCCATTCCGGAGGGCGCCCGCGTCATCGACGCGCGGGGCCGGATTCTGATGCCGGCCATGTTCGATGCCCACGTGCATTTCCGCGCCCCGGGCTTTGAAAACAAAGAAACCATTACCACGGGCAGCGAAGCAGCCATCAACGGCGGCGTTACGGGTGTGGTGATGATGCCGAACACCCGCCCGGCCATCGACTCGGCGGCGGTGGTAGCTACCGTGCTGGAAAGCGCCGAGCGCAAGTCTCGCATTCCGGTGTACACCTCCGGCTGCGTTACCAAAGACCGCCAAGGCAAGGAGCTGGCCGAAATTGACGGCATGCGCGCGCTCGGGGTGAAAATGCTCACCGACGACGGGGATACCACCAGCGACCCGGCCGTGCTGCTGCGGGCCATGCAGTACGCCACCGAGTTTGGGATGTTTTTCGCCAGCCATTGCGAGGTGCCGGAGCTGGCCGGGCCGCGCTCCCTCAACGAAGGCGTGATGAGCTACCGGCTTGGCATCAAAGGCTCGCCGGCTTGCGCCGAGGAAATCATCATCGACCGCGACATTCGCCTGGCCCGGGCGGCGGGCGCGCACATTCACATCCAACACGTTTCCAGCAAGCTCGGCATGGAAACCATCCGCTGGTGGAAATCGCGCGGCGATGTGAAGGTAACGGCCGAAGTAGCCCCGCATCACCTGTTGTTCACCGACGAACATATCGGCGACTACGACACCAATTACAAGATGAACCCGCCGCTGCGCACGCAGGCCGATTGCGACGCCCTGCTCGAGGGGCTGAAGGAAGGCGTATTCGACCTGATTGCCACCGACCACGCTCCGCACACGCCGTTCGAAAAAGCCCAGGATTTTATCAGCGCGCCTAACGGCATCACCGGTTTGGAAACGGCCTTGGTGTCGCTCTACCACTTCTTCGTACGGCCCGGGAAATTTGGGTGGGACTTGGTGGTGAAGCGCTACTCGGCCGAGCCCCGCCGCCTGATGGGCCTGCCGGTACCCACCATCGAGGTCGGTCAGCCAGCCGACTGCGTCCTGTTCGACACTGAGGCGGAAACTACCTTCACGAAGGAGTTTATGAAATCCAAATCCCAGAACACGCCCTTCATCAACCAAACGCTGAATGGCCGAGTGGACATGGTGATTTTGGGCACGGAAATCCTGCTGGAGCGCTGA
- the purE gene encoding 5-(carboxyamino)imidazole ribonucleotide mutase, translated as MSTPSFPNTLKPLVGVVMGSSSDWNTMQHAVQILTQFGVAHEARVVSAHRMPDDLFAYAEQAGPRGLQAIIAGAGGAAHLPGMMAAKTTVPVLGVPVASRHLQGVDSLHSIVQMPKGVPVATFAIGDAGAANAALFAVSMLALHNPDLATKLQAFRAEQTEAARAMELPL; from the coding sequence ATGAGTACACCTTCCTTCCCCAATACTCTCAAGCCCCTGGTCGGCGTAGTCATGGGCTCCAGCAGCGACTGGAACACCATGCAGCACGCCGTGCAAATCCTTACGCAGTTTGGCGTGGCGCACGAAGCGCGCGTGGTGTCGGCGCACCGCATGCCCGATGACTTGTTTGCTTACGCCGAACAAGCCGGCCCGCGCGGCCTGCAAGCCATCATAGCCGGGGCGGGTGGTGCTGCCCACCTGCCGGGCATGATGGCCGCCAAAACAACTGTACCGGTGTTGGGGGTACCGGTGGCAAGTCGCCATTTGCAAGGGGTCGACTCGCTGCACAGCATCGTGCAGATGCCCAAAGGAGTGCCGGTGGCTACATTCGCTATCGGCGATGCCGGAGCGGCCAATGCTGCGCTGTTCGCGGTAAGCATGCTGGCGTTGCACAACCCAGACCTAGCGACAAAGCTACAGGCGTTTCGCGCCGAACAAACCGAGGCCGCTCGCGCCATGGAACTGCCCCTATGA
- a CDS encoding 5-(carboxyamino)imidazole ribonucleotide synthase, protein MTSVLPGSADAAGRRATLGVMGGGQLGRMFVHAAQRLGYFTAVLDPDAQSPAGLVSHHHIQTAYDDPAGLAQLADLCQAITTEFENVPAEALQTLAHTRPVAPGAAVVGIAQDRMAEKAHFAACADVSGVTCAPYAVLETPAQLQAIQENRADLLPGILKTARMGYDGKGQVRVRTAAELAARWAELGGTACVLEKLLPLTAECSVLVARGCDRQVASFAPQRNVHVGGILAVTHAHEGNMPPALATRAREAAVAIAEHLGYVGVLCVEFFVVDDGSEYGRLVVNEMAPRPHNSGHYTLDACDVSQFDLQVRAMAGLPLPQPRQHSPAIMLNLLGEVWFDANGQMQEPDWHTVLSLPGTHLHLYGKMHARAGRKMGHLTITGPDVVSVKRVARRAAELLGLPGLDAI, encoded by the coding sequence ATGACTTCAGTTTTGCCGGGCAGTGCGGACGCAGCTGGCCGTAGGGCCACACTAGGCGTGATGGGCGGCGGCCAGTTGGGCCGGATGTTTGTGCATGCCGCCCAGCGCCTAGGTTACTTCACCGCCGTGCTGGACCCCGACGCGCAAAGCCCGGCCGGCTTGGTAAGCCACCACCATATCCAGACTGCTTACGACGATCCGGCCGGTCTGGCGCAACTAGCCGACCTGTGCCAGGCCATTACCACTGAGTTTGAAAACGTACCCGCCGAGGCCCTGCAAACGCTGGCCCATACGCGCCCCGTGGCGCCGGGCGCGGCCGTGGTGGGCATTGCCCAAGACCGCATGGCGGAAAAAGCCCACTTTGCGGCTTGCGCCGACGTGTCGGGGGTGACGTGCGCGCCCTACGCAGTACTTGAAACGCCGGCCCAGCTGCAGGCCATTCAGGAGAACCGGGCCGATTTGCTGCCTGGCATCCTAAAAACTGCGCGCATGGGCTACGATGGTAAAGGCCAGGTGCGCGTCCGGACCGCTGCTGAACTGGCCGCCCGCTGGGCAGAGTTGGGCGGCACCGCTTGCGTGCTGGAAAAGTTGTTGCCGCTCACCGCCGAGTGCTCGGTGCTGGTGGCCCGCGGCTGCGACAGGCAAGTAGCCAGCTTCGCTCCGCAGCGCAACGTGCACGTCGGTGGCATTTTGGCCGTAACCCACGCGCACGAAGGCAATATGCCGCCTGCCCTGGCAACCAGAGCCCGCGAAGCCGCCGTTGCCATCGCCGAGCACCTAGGCTACGTTGGGGTGCTGTGCGTTGAGTTTTTTGTGGTGGATGATGGCAGCGAGTACGGCAGGTTGGTGGTCAACGAAATGGCCCCGCGCCCACACAACAGCGGCCATTACACCCTCGACGCCTGCGACGTATCGCAGTTTGATTTGCAGGTGCGTGCCATGGCCGGCTTGCCCTTGCCGCAGCCGCGTCAGCATTCGCCGGCCATCATGCTCAACTTATTGGGTGAAGTGTGGTTTGACGCCAACGGCCAAATGCAAGAGCCGGATTGGCACACCGTGCTTAGCCTGCCTGGGACGCACTTGCACCTGTACGGCAAAATGCATGCGCGAGCAGGCCGCAAGATGGGTCACCTCACCATCACGGGCCCTGATGTTGTCAGTGTCAAACGTGTAGCGCGGCGCGCCGCAGAGCTGCTCGGCTTGCCGGGATTGGACGCCATCTAG
- a CDS encoding DinB family protein: protein MILQRTFHLTLGSAPDQALNLLRSMLEDTRVTTLQHIARISSEQLHWQYQPGWNTVGALLAHLTALEHYFRIVYVEGRALTDAENQHWLPALDLGVHVPQLITGQDLASYQAGLAESRHQLLAALEGVSEEQLTRRIEDYDPVHGCNLAWVLFHLAEDEIYHRGQISLLLKLQRAHNETGTLPLTPQSKL, encoded by the coding sequence ATGATTCTTCAGCGTACCTTTCACCTAACCCTGGGCTCCGCACCAGATCAGGCTTTGAACCTGCTGCGTTCCATGTTGGAGGATACCCGCGTAACCACGCTGCAGCACATTGCCCGGATTAGCTCCGAGCAGTTGCACTGGCAGTACCAACCCGGTTGGAACACGGTGGGGGCATTGCTCGCGCACCTCACGGCGCTGGAACACTACTTTCGCATCGTATACGTGGAAGGCCGGGCCCTAACCGATGCCGAAAACCAGCACTGGCTCCCTGCGCTGGACCTAGGCGTGCACGTGCCGCAATTGATTACTGGGCAAGACCTGGCCAGTTACCAAGCCGGCTTGGCCGAGTCGCGGCACCAACTGTTGGCGGCCCTAGAGGGCGTCAGCGAAGAGCAACTCACCCGCCGCATCGAGGATTACGACCCGGTACACGGTTGCAACCTGGCCTGGGTCTTGTTTCACCTTGCTGAGGACGAGATTTACCACCGCGGCCAAATTAGCTTGCTCCTAAAGCTGCAGCGCGCCCATAACGAAACCGGAACGCTGCCCTTAACGCCGCAAAGCAAACTGTAG
- a CDS encoding OmpA family protein, with translation MKHGMWIGLLGWLLASSANAQTLAGIWQGVETDPGEPGATWPALLRVQQGKGNALFGVLYQEATGRPNVTVTFQVRATRTATGMALEHVRKLNETGATPFSYWCDGTIAFTYDAKEEKLTGRAAYEPVGDCDNGSFTLYRVKLKSAAKVTAGTLTTIRVSGRDVRWYADADLKQLVNTGNSYRTKLSKTTTFYLTQGFYRTRESAVVPITVQASGAAPKPKPTPAPAPKPTPPDTTRAAPAPLVISPKPVVLPTVLFKLGTPELLPEALPALNQLAAELQARPTLRLLVAGHTDRIGEPDKNQALSEQRAEAVKAYLLKAGGVAPERISTVGYGDTRPLYPSPDARNRRVEVSEAP, from the coding sequence ATGAAACACGGCATGTGGATAGGCTTGCTGGGTTGGTTGCTAGCAAGCAGTGCAAACGCCCAAACGTTGGCAGGCATTTGGCAAGGCGTCGAAACCGACCCCGGCGAGCCGGGTGCTACCTGGCCTGCCCTGCTGCGCGTGCAGCAAGGCAAGGGCAACGCCCTATTTGGCGTATTGTACCAAGAGGCCACCGGCCGCCCCAACGTAACCGTCACGTTTCAGGTACGGGCCACGCGCACGGCCACGGGCATGGCCCTGGAACACGTGCGCAAGCTCAATGAAACCGGTGCCACGCCGTTCAGCTACTGGTGCGATGGCACCATTGCCTTTACTTATGATGCCAAGGAAGAAAAGCTGACCGGCCGCGCCGCCTACGAGCCCGTAGGCGACTGCGACAACGGCAGCTTTACGCTTTACCGCGTGAAGTTGAAATCGGCAGCCAAGGTAACGGCCGGTACGCTTACCACCATTCGGGTATCGGGGCGCGACGTGCGCTGGTACGCCGATGCCGACCTGAAGCAGCTCGTGAACACCGGCAACAGCTACCGTACCAAGCTCAGCAAAACCACTACTTTTTACCTCACGCAAGGCTTTTACCGCACGCGCGAAAGCGCCGTGGTACCCATTACGGTGCAGGCAAGCGGGGCGGCACCCAAGCCTAAACCCACGCCCGCCCCGGCGCCCAAGCCCACCCCGCCCGATACCACCCGCGCCGCCCCAGCGCCGCTTGTCATCAGCCCGAAACCGGTGGTGCTGCCGACGGTGCTGTTTAAACTGGGCACCCCCGAGCTGTTGCCCGAAGCCTTGCCGGCCCTAAACCAGCTCGCCGCCGAATTGCAAGCCCGCCCTACCCTGCGCCTGCTGGTGGCCGGCCACACCGACCGCATCGGTGAGCCCGACAAAAACCAGGCGCTTTCGGAGCAACGGGCCGAGGCGGTAAAGGCATATTTGCTGAAGGCTGGCGGCGTGGCACCGGAGCGCATCAGCACCGTGGGCTACGGCGACACACGCCCGCTTTACCCCTCGCCCGATGCCCGCAACCGCCGCGTGGAAGTATCGGAGGCGCCGTAA
- a CDS encoding OmpA family protein produces MKQFVQTIRLLALPVALLPALPHAAHAQTPDRRASLGLNLSALQYQGDFGSDYWKFDRSSYAPGLAVNLYLTRGLDLNTQVFFGELTGNRNPQTRFTTTLVNANLGFKLKLNNGWALKENAFFQPYLLVGSGWSYASRTGLNDGNRIDEDKGYVDVMGGAGINLRLGGGVGLFVQSTQHLPMEANFDGVPESNVPRWADRFLQHTVGLTFNLGQAADADEDGVTDRQDRCANTPPGVEVDENGCPPDADQDGLADYRDNCPNEPGTADLQGCPDKDGDGVADGNDTCPDVAGTEDLGGCPDADRDGVTDRDDKCPDTPVSTQVDANGCSAAETRSTTEPDSDADGVPNSTDRCPNSAGPAANNGCPELKAETRQRLREATQFIGFERNKATLLASSYATLDTVAQILNQYPDYTLSITGHTDKQGPAAFNLRLSRERAGAARNYLVGKGVAEGRIQQRGYGPLHPVADNATETGRVRNRRVEFDMFLSSSANPADAKYGPEPTAVAPAKPTKAAPAKKATIRKAPARKAPARKPAVGRPAAPGKAAPRASAPRKPAAKAPAQAPVRKATPRKP; encoded by the coding sequence ATGAAGCAGTTTGTACAAACAATTCGGTTGCTTGCGCTGCCTGTGGCATTGCTGCCCGCGCTGCCGCACGCGGCCCATGCCCAAACGCCCGACCGACGGGCCAGCCTAGGGCTCAACCTCAGCGCGCTTCAATACCAAGGCGATTTCGGCTCCGATTACTGGAAATTCGACCGCAGCTCGTACGCGCCGGGGCTGGCCGTAAACCTGTACCTCACGCGCGGCCTCGACCTGAACACGCAAGTGTTTTTTGGGGAGCTGACCGGCAACCGCAACCCCCAAACCCGCTTTACCACCACCTTGGTAAATGCCAACCTAGGGTTCAAGCTGAAGCTAAACAACGGCTGGGCCTTAAAGGAAAACGCCTTTTTTCAGCCCTACCTGCTGGTGGGCTCGGGGTGGTCGTATGCTAGCCGCACGGGCCTGAACGACGGCAACCGCATCGACGAAGACAAGGGCTACGTTGATGTGATGGGCGGAGCGGGCATTAACCTGCGCCTAGGTGGCGGCGTGGGCTTGTTTGTGCAGAGCACCCAGCACCTGCCTATGGAGGCCAATTTCGACGGCGTACCCGAAAGCAACGTGCCCCGCTGGGCCGACCGCTTTTTGCAGCACACCGTGGGCCTGACGTTTAACCTGGGCCAGGCAGCCGATGCCGACGAAGACGGCGTAACCGACCGGCAGGACCGCTGCGCCAATACGCCACCGGGCGTGGAAGTAGACGAAAACGGCTGCCCGCCCGATGCCGATCAGGACGGCTTGGCCGACTACCGCGACAATTGCCCCAACGAACCCGGCACCGCCGACCTGCAAGGTTGCCCCGATAAGGACGGCGACGGCGTGGCCGATGGCAACGATACCTGCCCCGACGTGGCGGGCACCGAGGACCTAGGCGGCTGCCCCGACGCCGACCGCGACGGCGTAACCGACCGCGACGACAAATGCCCCGACACGCCCGTGAGCACCCAGGTTGACGCCAACGGCTGCTCGGCCGCTGAAACCCGCAGCACGACCGAACCCGACTCGGACGCCGACGGCGTGCCCAACAGCACCGACCGTTGCCCCAACAGCGCCGGACCGGCCGCCAACAACGGCTGCCCCGAGCTAAAGGCCGAAACCCGCCAGCGCCTGCGGGAGGCTACCCAATTTATCGGGTTCGAGCGCAACAAGGCCACGTTGCTGGCCTCGTCGTACGCTACGCTCGATACCGTTGCTCAAATCCTGAACCAGTACCCCGATTACACGCTCAGCATAACGGGGCACACCGACAAGCAAGGACCGGCCGCCTTTAACCTGCGCCTTTCGCGCGAGCGGGCCGGTGCTGCCCGCAACTATTTGGTGGGCAAAGGCGTGGCCGAAGGCCGCATCCAGCAGCGCGGCTACGGCCCGCTCCACCCCGTGGCCGACAACGCCACCGAAACCGGCCGCGTGCGCAACCGCCGCGTTGAGTTCGACATGTTCCTGAGCAGCTCGGCCAACCCCGCCGACGCCAAATACGGCCCCGAGCCTACCGCCGTAGCTCCGGCCAAACCTACGAAAGCAGCACCAGCTAAAAAGGCTACCATTCGCAAGGCGCCGGCCCGCAAAGCACCGGCCCGGAAGCCTGCCGTTGGGCGGCCGGCTGCCCCGGGCAAAGCGGCACCTAGGGCCAGCGCACCCCGCAAACCGGCTGCCAAGGCTCCGGCCCAAGCGCCCGTTCGCAAGGCCACGCCGCGCAAGCCGTAA
- a CDS encoding FKBP-type peptidyl-prolyl cis-trans isomerase, which translates to MELTSLKQQISYIIGRDLARNFAQQGLDLDIETLAQSLKEALSGQQSRLSPQQMQAAMQQFQQQMAEQEPQGGGGQSAEQNKEEGAAFLAQNKNKAGVQTLPSGLQYEVLQEGSGKKPSLKSSVTTHYHGTLIDGTVFDSSYERGQPATFPVNGVIAGWTEALQLMSEGAKYRLYIPSELAYGTRGAGSDIGPNATLIFDVELLKVNN; encoded by the coding sequence ATGGAACTGACCTCGCTTAAGCAGCAAATCAGCTACATCATTGGCCGCGACCTGGCCCGCAACTTCGCCCAGCAAGGGCTCGACCTCGACATTGAAACGCTGGCGCAAAGCCTGAAAGAAGCCCTCAGCGGCCAGCAAAGCCGCCTTTCGCCGCAGCAAATGCAAGCTGCTATGCAGCAGTTTCAGCAGCAAATGGCCGAGCAGGAGCCCCAGGGCGGCGGTGGCCAATCGGCTGAGCAAAACAAGGAAGAAGGCGCCGCTTTCCTGGCCCAAAACAAAAACAAAGCGGGCGTGCAAACCCTGCCCAGCGGCCTGCAGTACGAAGTGCTGCAGGAGGGTTCGGGCAAAAAGCCTTCGCTGAAAAGCTCGGTAACCACGCACTACCACGGCACCCTCATCGACGGCACCGTGTTCGACAGCAGCTACGAGCGCGGCCAGCCGGCCACTTTCCCGGTGAACGGCGTAATTGCCGGCTGGACGGAAGCCCTGCAGCTGATGAGCGAAGGCGCGAAGTACCGCCTCTACATCCCCTCGGAGCTGGCCTACGGCACGCGCGGCGCCGGTTCGGACATTGGCCCGAACGCTACGCTCATCTTCGACGTGGAGCTGCTGAAAGTAAACAACTAG
- a CDS encoding KUP/HAK/KT family potassium transporter has product MSDTKTLSEAPTTTSHHAHTAVSTAGLLIALGIIYGDIGTSPLYVMKAVVPGRITTDLVYGGISCVLWTLTLQTTIKYVLLTLNADNNGEGGIFSLYALVRRRGGWLSAVAIVGGAALLADGVITPPISVSSAIEGLERVYPEIQTVPIVIAILVMLFLLQSFGTQIVGKAFGPIMFLWFSMLATLGVLGIVQHPEILRAANPYYAYNLLVNTPGGFWLLGAVFLCTTGAEALYSDLGHCGKGNIRISWVFVKTCLLLNYFGQGAWLITHQGEMLNGRNPFFEMMPSWFLLIGIGIATVAAIIASQALITGSFTLVAEAIRLNMWPKVKLNYPTDVKGQLYVPSMNRLLLLGCIAVVLYFRKSENMEAAYGLAITVTMLMTTLLLSMWLRTKRVAMPLVVLFLVVYLAIEGSFLVANLIKFPHGGWVSVAISLCLIAVMYVWMRAFYIKRRLTEFVKVEPYMDALKQLSGDESVPKYATHLVFMTSAERQTEIESKIIYSIFQKRPKRADIYWFVHVDTTDEPYTMEYKVTELANDDAYRITFRLGFRVEQRINLYFRKVVEDLVRNKEVDITSRYESLSKQHVTGDFRFVVLEKFLSVENEFPFVENLVMQAYFYIKQFIASEDKYFGLDTSSVKIEKVPLIITPPKTVDLKRVY; this is encoded by the coding sequence ATGAGTGACACCAAAACTTTGTCCGAGGCTCCGACCACAACCTCGCACCACGCACACACCGCCGTATCCACGGCGGGCTTGCTAATTGCCCTAGGCATCATCTACGGCGACATCGGCACCTCGCCCTTGTACGTAATGAAAGCCGTGGTACCGGGCCGCATCACCACCGACCTGGTGTACGGCGGCATTTCATGCGTGCTCTGGACGCTCACGCTGCAAACCACCATCAAGTACGTGCTGCTCACCCTCAACGCCGATAACAACGGCGAAGGCGGCATTTTCTCGCTCTACGCCCTGGTGCGCCGGCGCGGGGGCTGGCTTTCGGCCGTGGCCATTGTGGGCGGCGCCGCCTTGCTTGCCGACGGCGTAATTACGCCGCCCATTTCGGTGTCGTCGGCCATTGAGGGGCTCGAGCGGGTGTACCCCGAAATCCAAACGGTGCCCATCGTTATTGCCATCCTGGTGATGCTGTTTCTGCTGCAAAGCTTCGGCACCCAAATCGTAGGCAAAGCGTTCGGGCCCATCATGTTCCTGTGGTTTTCGATGCTGGCCACCCTGGGCGTGCTGGGCATTGTGCAGCACCCCGAAATTTTGCGGGCCGCCAACCCCTACTACGCCTACAATCTGCTCGTGAACACGCCGGGCGGTTTTTGGCTGCTGGGCGCCGTGTTCCTGTGCACCACCGGGGCCGAGGCCTTGTACTCCGACCTAGGGCACTGCGGCAAGGGCAACATCCGCATCAGCTGGGTGTTCGTGAAAACCTGCCTGCTGCTCAACTACTTCGGGCAAGGCGCATGGCTGATCACCCACCAGGGCGAAATGCTCAACGGCCGCAACCCCTTCTTCGAGATGATGCCCTCCTGGTTCCTGCTCATCGGCATTGGCATTGCTACCGTGGCAGCCATTATTGCCTCGCAGGCGCTCATCACGGGCTCGTTTACGCTGGTAGCCGAGGCCATTCGCCTGAACATGTGGCCCAAGGTAAAGCTGAACTACCCCACCGACGTGAAGGGCCAGCTGTACGTGCCCAGCATGAACCGCCTGCTGCTGCTGGGCTGCATCGCCGTGGTGCTGTACTTCCGCAAGTCCGAAAACATGGAAGCGGCCTACGGCCTGGCCATTACCGTTACCATGCTCATGACTACCCTGCTGCTCTCGATGTGGCTGCGTACCAAGCGCGTGGCCATGCCGCTGGTGGTGTTGTTTTTGGTGGTGTACCTGGCCATCGAGGGCTCGTTCCTGGTTGCCAACCTCATCAAGTTTCCGCACGGCGGCTGGGTATCGGTGGCCATTAGCCTCTGCTTGATTGCGGTGATGTACGTGTGGATGCGCGCCTTCTACATCAAGCGCCGCCTCACCGAGTTCGTGAAAGTTGAGCCGTACATGGATGCGCTCAAGCAGCTTTCGGGCGACGAATCGGTGCCGAAATACGCCACACACCTGGTGTTTATGACATCGGCCGAGCGCCAAACCGAAATCGAGTCGAAGATCATCTACTCCATCTTCCAAAAGCGCCCCAAACGCGCCGATATCTACTGGTTTGTGCACGTGGATACCACCGACGAGCCGTACACCATGGAGTACAAGGTAACCGAGTTGGCCAACGACGACGCCTACCGCATTACCTTCCGTTTGGGCTTCCGGGTCGAGCAGCGCATCAACCTATACTTCCGCAAAGTGGTGGAAGACCTGGTGCGCAACAAAGAAGTGGACATCACCTCTCGCTACGAGTCGCTGAGCAAGCAGCACGTAACCGGCGACTTCCGCTTTGTGGTGCTCGAGAAATTCCTCTCGGTTGAAAACGAGTTCCCCTTCGTCGAGAACCTCGTGATGCAGGCCTACTTCTACATCAAGCAGTTTATCGCGTCCGAAGACAAGTACTTCGGGCTCGATACCTCGTCGGTGAAAATCGAGAAGGTGCCGCTCATCATCACGCCCCCGAAAACCGTCGATCTGAAGCGCGTGTACTAA
- a CDS encoding S8 family peptidase — protein sequence MPKFTLIAAALLALAACARTPDAELAQPNPALGGEALSTQQLDEQIWEKVKATNAPFDWSQATDHVVWSALQRSDQVLSVGYAPADKCSPQAALPPRAGADAAYQQAREQVLRLIISSEQQADPSLAAEQIVVFGEETLPVLNVRVRQLSTVQRLRRSPLVRYAEPMGFDPYRPRTSTAAQRSLSSSGCGSNTATPNLVAGSDYTVLSNGSKSSWNQADVYHGVRAAWSQSTGQGVKLVVIDTGASDAQENLGSAFNQGLSEGRTVERLVTLPRTTFFGIPTGPVETPNDPCGHGTSMAGAAAAPRGTDGASVGIAYNANLVSIRAAADVFLDESREVKGVSDAFVLAGNRPDVRIISMSMGRVTSSSQMADAIRYAHARGKLIFCAAGTSFDWSAGWVGVIFPASLPEAVAVTGMKDNLASRCDECHVGSDVEFTVVMQRSNNLRPLSLAMSGDAPSTVGGSSVSTASMAGMAAVVWSKYPTETREQIKQRLVAASTNATNRSPSFGYGRVNLAKAVGVLVQ from the coding sequence ATGCCCAAATTTACTCTTATAGCGGCTGCGCTTTTGGCGCTGGCTGCCTGTGCCCGCACGCCCGATGCCGAGCTGGCACAACCCAACCCCGCCCTAGGTGGCGAAGCCCTCAGCACCCAACAGCTTGACGAGCAGATTTGGGAAAAGGTGAAAGCCACCAACGCGCCCTTCGACTGGAGCCAGGCCACCGACCACGTGGTGTGGAGCGCCTTGCAGCGCTCTGACCAGGTGCTGAGCGTGGGCTACGCCCCCGCCGACAAATGCAGCCCGCAAGCCGCTTTGCCACCTAGGGCCGGCGCCGATGCTGCCTACCAGCAAGCCCGCGAACAAGTGCTGCGCCTGATCATCAGCAGCGAGCAGCAAGCCGACCCCAGCCTTGCCGCCGAACAAATTGTGGTGTTTGGCGAAGAAACCCTGCCCGTGCTCAACGTGCGCGTGCGGCAGCTGAGCACCGTGCAGCGCCTGCGCCGCTCGCCGCTGGTTCGCTACGCCGAGCCCATGGGCTTCGACCCCTATCGGCCGCGCACCAGCACCGCCGCCCAACGCAGCCTGAGCAGCAGCGGCTGCGGCTCCAACACCGCCACGCCCAACCTAGTAGCCGGCTCCGACTACACCGTGCTCAGCAACGGCAGCAAATCCTCCTGGAACCAGGCCGATGTGTACCACGGCGTGCGCGCGGCGTGGTCGCAGAGCACGGGCCAGGGCGTAAAGCTGGTGGTAATTGACACGGGCGCCTCGGATGCGCAGGAAAACCTCGGCAGCGCATTTAACCAGGGCCTAAGCGAGGGCCGCACCGTGGAGCGGCTGGTAACGCTGCCGCGTACTACCTTTTTCGGCATACCCACGGGCCCGGTAGAAACGCCCAACGACCCGTGCGGCCACGGCACCAGCATGGCCGGCGCCGCCGCCGCCCCGCGCGGCACCGATGGCGCCTCGGTGGGCATTGCTTACAACGCCAACCTCGTTTCTATCCGGGCCGCGGCCGACGTGTTTTTGGATGAAAGCCGCGAGGTGAAGGGTGTATCGGATGCGTTTGTGCTTGCCGGCAACCGCCCCGATGTGCGCATCATCAGCATGAGCATGGGCCGCGTCACGAGCAGCTCGCAAATGGCCGATGCCATTCGGTACGCACATGCCAGAGGCAAGCTGATCTTCTGCGCCGCCGGCACTTCGTTTGATTGGTCGGCGGGCTGGGTTGGGGTAATATTCCCGGCTAGCCTGCCCGAGGCAGTGGCCGTAACCGGCATGAAGGACAACCTTGCCTCGCGCTGCGACGAGTGCCACGTGGGCTCCGATGTAGAGTTTACCGTGGTAATGCAGCGCAGCAACAACCTTCGGCCCCTGTCGCTGGCCATGAGCGGCGATGCACCTAGCACCGTGGGCGGTTCGTCGGTCTCAACCGCCTCGATGGCCGGCATGGCGGCCGTGGTGTGGAGCAAGTACCCCACCGAAACCCGCGAGCAAATAAAGCAGCGCCTGGTAGCCGCCAGCACCAACGCCACCAACCGCAGCCCCAGTTTTGGCTACGGGCGCGTAAACCTCGCCAAGGCCGTGGGCGTGCTGGTGCAGTAG